A window of Verrucomicrobiota bacterium contains these coding sequences:
- a CDS encoding S41 family peptidase, whose product MFKRLLFASLLALAPSLLAATEPLWLRYPAISPDGSQVAFCYRGDIYLVPVKGGTATPLVIHDAHDTMPVWSRDGQSLAFATDRHGNFDIFVVPASGGEPKRLTFNSANEYPTDFSPDGKYVLFYAQRRDSKDNAQFPMPLLPELYKATVAGGPAIQVLTTPAQDAHYDRTGQRIVYHDRKGYENEWRKHHISSIARDIWLYDVPTGKHTKLTTFRGEDRDPVWGEKDQEIYYLSEQSGSFNVWRMPLDKPEKAEQITTHTNHPVRFLTRANNGTLCYSFDGEIYTLSGRGKQPRRLNINILIGSKQNETSLLSYSTDASEMAISPQGKEIAVVVRGEIFVASTDHKITKRITNTPEQERNVSFSPDGRTLLYAGERDGSWNLYTVSLVRTQESYFFLSTLLKEAVLLKNGQENFQPRYSPDGKEVAFLENRTTLKVLNLKTKEARVVMAGDLNYSYTDGDQWFDWAPDGKWLLSQMLDKQRWSREIALVDAAGQKPPVNLTKNAYEDTAPKWMMGGKMAIWSSDRAGMRSHGSWGSQRDVYGMFFTPEAFDRFKLSKVEYELLTEREKKDKKPDDVKKEPAKKDDKPAETKEEAKDAKPADKDKKEDPKPEEKKKVDPVKIQLDNLEDRVVRLTIHSSDLADAVLTPDGEKLLYLARFEKGHDLWLQKPREQETKLLAKLGAEGGQLLFDKEAKNVFVLAGGKVTKVDIETGKQDVIGFSAEMELNRSAERAFLFEHAWRQVLRKFYVEDLHHVDWAAYKAAYARFLPHIDNNWDFAELLSELLGELNASHTGAGYRPVAHGDATACLGLFYDQAYPGPGLKVAEVIEKGPLDNGNTKLKAGMIIEQLDGVSLENTDPDKLLNRKAGKQLLLSLFDPAAKKRWDETVKPISKADEDNLLYFRWIKSRREQVDKLSGGKLGYVHIRAMGDGGFRDTYAEVLGRHSDKEGLIVDTRFNGGGWLHDDLVSLLSGKTYYTYIPRGNAIGKDPLEKWQRKTIVLMSESNYSNAHMFPHLYHTLGLGELVGMPVPGTGTAVWWETLQDRTLYFGIPQVGVKDRDGHYLENQELQPDHQVNNDPESVAQGRDLQLEKAVEVMLKK is encoded by the coding sequence ATGTTTAAGCGACTCCTATTCGCCAGCCTGCTGGCGCTTGCCCCAAGTCTGTTGGCGGCCACCGAACCGTTGTGGCTCCGTTATCCCGCCATTTCCCCCGATGGCTCGCAGGTGGCCTTTTGTTACCGGGGCGATATTTACCTGGTGCCCGTCAAGGGCGGCACCGCCACACCGTTGGTCATCCATGATGCCCATGATACCATGCCGGTCTGGTCGCGCGATGGGCAGTCGCTCGCGTTTGCCACGGATCGCCATGGCAACTTCGACATCTTTGTCGTGCCCGCAAGCGGTGGCGAACCCAAGCGGCTGACCTTTAACTCCGCCAATGAGTATCCCACCGATTTTTCACCCGATGGGAAATACGTACTGTTTTATGCGCAGCGGCGCGATTCCAAAGACAACGCCCAGTTTCCGATGCCGTTGCTGCCGGAGTTGTACAAAGCGACGGTGGCTGGCGGACCCGCCATTCAGGTGCTGACGACCCCCGCCCAGGATGCCCATTACGACCGTACCGGCCAGCGGATCGTGTATCATGACCGCAAAGGTTACGAGAACGAATGGCGCAAACATCACATCTCTTCCATCGCGCGCGATATCTGGTTGTACGACGTGCCCACGGGCAAGCATACCAAGTTGACCACCTTCCGCGGCGAGGATCGTGATCCAGTCTGGGGCGAGAAGGATCAGGAGATTTATTATCTCAGCGAGCAAAGCGGCTCGTTCAACGTCTGGCGCATGCCGCTGGATAAACCCGAGAAAGCCGAGCAAATCACCACGCACACGAATCATCCGGTCCGTTTCCTCACCCGCGCCAACAACGGTACGCTCTGCTACAGTTTTGATGGGGAAATCTACACGTTGTCCGGACGCGGCAAGCAGCCGCGCAGGCTGAATATCAACATCCTCATCGGCTCCAAACAAAATGAAACGAGCTTGCTGTCGTATTCGACGGATGCCTCTGAGATGGCCATTTCCCCCCAAGGCAAGGAGATTGCCGTGGTGGTGCGCGGTGAAATTTTTGTGGCGTCCACGGACCACAAAATTACCAAACGCATCACCAACACGCCGGAGCAGGAACGCAACGTCAGCTTCAGTCCGGATGGTCGCACTCTCCTGTATGCCGGCGAACGCGATGGCAGTTGGAACCTCTACACCGTCAGCCTGGTCCGCACGCAGGAATCCTATTTTTTCCTCTCCACCCTGCTGAAGGAGGCAGTGCTGCTGAAGAACGGCCAGGAGAATTTCCAGCCGCGCTATTCACCGGATGGCAAGGAAGTGGCCTTCCTGGAAAACCGCACCACGCTGAAGGTGCTAAACCTGAAGACCAAGGAAGCCCGCGTGGTCATGGCCGGTGACTTGAACTATTCATACACCGACGGAGATCAATGGTTTGATTGGGCGCCGGATGGCAAATGGCTGCTCTCGCAGATGCTGGATAAGCAGCGGTGGTCGCGGGAAATCGCGTTGGTGGACGCCGCCGGCCAGAAACCGCCGGTGAACCTCACCAAAAACGCGTACGAAGACACTGCCCCCAAATGGATGATGGGCGGCAAGATGGCCATCTGGTCCTCGGATCGCGCCGGCATGCGCAGCCATGGCAGTTGGGGTTCGCAACGGGACGTGTACGGGATGTTCTTCACCCCGGAAGCCTTCGATCGTTTCAAGCTCAGCAAGGTCGAGTACGAGTTGCTCACTGAGCGGGAAAAGAAGGACAAGAAACCCGACGACGTAAAAAAAGAACCCGCCAAAAAAGACGATAAGCCCGCCGAAACCAAGGAGGAAGCCAAGGATGCCAAACCTGCCGATAAGGATAAAAAGGAAGACCCGAAGCCCGAGGAAAAGAAGAAGGTGGATCCCGTCAAAATCCAACTGGACAACTTGGAAGACCGGGTCGTGCGGTTGACGATTCATTCCTCGGATCTCGCGGATGCGGTGCTGACGCCGGATGGGGAGAAGTTACTGTACCTGGCGCGGTTTGAAAAAGGGCACGACCTCTGGCTGCAAAAACCGCGCGAGCAGGAGACCAAGCTGCTGGCCAAGCTGGGCGCCGAAGGTGGCCAGCTCCTGTTTGATAAGGAGGCCAAAAACGTCTTTGTGCTGGCGGGCGGGAAAGTGACCAAGGTGGACATTGAAACCGGCAAGCAGGATGTCATCGGTTTTTCAGCGGAGATGGAGCTGAACCGTTCTGCCGAGCGTGCCTTCCTCTTCGAGCACGCCTGGCGGCAGGTGCTGCGCAAGTTCTACGTGGAAGACCTTCATCACGTGGACTGGGCCGCGTACAAAGCCGCCTACGCCCGTTTCCTGCCGCATATCGACAATAACTGGGATTTCGCCGAGCTGTTGAGCGAGTTGCTCGGCGAACTCAACGCCTCGCACACCGGGGCAGGGTACCGGCCCGTCGCGCATGGCGACGCCACCGCCTGCCTGGGCCTGTTCTACGATCAGGCCTATCCGGGGCCGGGATTGAAAGTGGCGGAAGTCATTGAGAAAGGCCCCTTGGACAACGGCAACACCAAACTCAAAGCGGGCATGATCATCGAGCAGTTGGATGGAGTTTCCCTGGAAAACACGGACCCGGACAAGCTGCTCAACCGCAAGGCTGGCAAGCAGCTCCTCCTGTCCCTGTTTGACCCGGCGGCCAAAAAACGCTGGGATGAAACGGTCAAGCCCATCAGCAAAGCCGATGAGGATAATCTACTGTATTTCCGCTGGATCAAATCCCGGCGCGAGCAAGTGGATAAACTGAGCGGCGGCAAGCTGGGCTATGTTCATATCCGGGCCATGGGCGATGGCGGGTTCCGCGACACCTACGCCGAGGTGCTGGGCCGGCACAGCGACAAGGAAGGCCTGATCGTGGACACCCGGTTCAACGGCGGCGGCTGGTTGCATGACGATCTCGTCTCACTCCTCAGCGGCAAGACCTATTACACCTATATTCCGCGCGGCAACGCGATCGGCAAGGACCCCTTGGAAAAGTGGCAGCGCAAAACCATCGTCCTCATGAGCGAGAGCAATTACTCCAACGCCCACATGTTCCCGCATCTGTACCACACCCTCGGCCTGGGAGAACTGGTCGGCATGCCCGTCCCCGGCACCGGCACGGCCGTCTGGTGGGAAACCTTGCAGGATCGCACCCTGTACTTTGGCATTCCGCAAGTCGGCGTGAAGGACCGCGACGGTCATTACCTGGAGAACCAGGAATTGCAGCCGGACCACCAGGTCAACAACGATCCGGAATCCGTCGCCCAGGGCCGGGATCTCCAACTGGAAAAAGCCGTGGAAGTAATGTTGAAGAAATAA
- a CDS encoding L-fucose/L-arabinose isomerase family protein: MNDTTNTIPPLIPRRKPLAARVGVFGVGHHTYWGQFPGLREELQGKQRTLTDKLKRFGVEVLDFGLVDKAPEAYALLPKLQAADLDLLFCDMVTYATSSTFGVLARSVNVPIVLVALQPMAAMDYANGSTYMQLCNDDFCSVPEFSGVAIRLGRPAPPVVLGMLENDPVADRELGQWCQIAKVLHDLRRARLGHMGHVLESMLDMHTDPTAVTAAFGCHVVQTEADEVLAQLQGLPEHAPEVSAKRELILSFFDTPDPQSDPVTTRLTEADLTMAARAAVALDRFIAEKQLDGLAYYYEGAPDSELRKLVSSFIVGNSLLTAAGFPMCGEFDIKTCIAMMILDRLDIGGSFAEFHPVDFVRDTVLVGHDGPHHLNIADGRPVLRSLKKYHGKPGSGASVEFSLKTGPITMLSIGMNAHGRFKFVIAEGESLKGPIPPTGNTNTHGRFQPDVRTFLKRWVAEGPTHHFALGIGHHAQTIQQLAGVLGIESAIVSQK; this comes from the coding sequence ATGAATGACACTACCAACACCATTCCCCCCTTGATTCCCCGTCGCAAACCGCTGGCCGCCCGCGTGGGCGTCTTTGGCGTGGGGCACCATACGTATTGGGGGCAATTCCCCGGGTTGCGCGAGGAGTTGCAGGGCAAACAGCGAACCTTGACCGATAAACTGAAACGGTTCGGCGTCGAGGTGCTGGACTTCGGCTTGGTGGACAAAGCGCCCGAGGCGTATGCCCTGCTGCCCAAATTGCAGGCGGCCGACCTTGACTTGTTGTTTTGCGACATGGTGACCTATGCTACCTCCTCAACCTTTGGCGTGCTGGCGCGCAGCGTCAACGTGCCGATCGTGCTCGTCGCCCTCCAACCCATGGCGGCCATGGACTATGCCAACGGCTCGACCTACATGCAGTTGTGCAACGATGATTTCTGTTCCGTGCCTGAATTCTCCGGTGTGGCCATCCGCCTGGGCCGTCCGGCTCCGCCCGTGGTGCTGGGCATGCTGGAGAATGATCCCGTCGCTGATCGCGAATTGGGCCAATGGTGCCAGATCGCCAAGGTGCTGCATGACTTGCGCCGGGCGCGCCTCGGGCACATGGGCCACGTGTTGGAGAGTATGCTCGACATGCATACCGACCCAACAGCGGTGACTGCCGCTTTCGGTTGTCATGTCGTCCAGACGGAAGCGGACGAGGTGCTGGCGCAACTCCAGGGGCTTCCCGAACACGCGCCTGAGGTTAGCGCAAAACGGGAACTGATCCTCTCGTTCTTCGACACGCCCGACCCGCAAAGTGACCCGGTGACCACCCGCTTGACCGAGGCTGACCTCACCATGGCCGCCCGCGCAGCAGTCGCCCTGGATCGATTCATTGCCGAGAAACAGCTCGACGGTCTGGCCTACTACTACGAAGGTGCGCCAGACTCCGAGCTTCGCAAACTGGTGAGCAGTTTTATTGTGGGCAACTCCTTGCTCACAGCGGCGGGCTTCCCGATGTGTGGCGAATTTGACATCAAAACCTGCATCGCGATGATGATTTTGGATCGGCTCGACATCGGCGGCAGCTTCGCCGAGTTCCATCCCGTGGATTTTGTGCGCGACACGGTGCTGGTCGGGCACGATGGCCCGCACCATCTGAACATCGCGGATGGTCGGCCGGTGTTGCGCAGCCTCAAGAAATACCACGGCAAACCGGGCTCGGGAGCGAGCGTGGAATTCAGCCTGAAGACGGGCCCCATCACTATGCTGAGCATTGGCATGAACGCCCATGGCCGGTTCAAGTTTGTCATCGCGGAAGGCGAATCGCTCAAGGGCCCGATCCCGCCCACCGGCAACACGAACACGCACGGGCGCTTTCAGCCGGATGTGCGCACATTCCTGAAACGCTGGGTGGCCGAGGGGCCGACCCATCATTTTGCCCTCGGCATCGGGCATCACGCGCAGACGATTCAACAACTCGCCGGGGTGCTGGGCATTGAGAGCGCCATCGTCAGCCAGAAGTAA